The genome window CAATTGCCCTGTTTGCGCGCGCAATTCCGTGCCGATCGCTTCTCCACTAGCCAGGCGGCTCAGCACGTCGCTGTCGCGGCCCCAGGCGATGATCGTGTGGGCGCCGGACTTGGCGGCGCGCTTGGCGGCGAGGATTTTCGTCAGCATGCCGCCACGTCCCAGGCTGCTGCCGGCGCCGCCGGCCATCGTTTCCAGGGCCGGATCGCCCGCCACGCCTTGCGTGATCAGGTAGGCGTTCGGGTCCTTGCGCGGGTCGGCCGAGAACAGGCCGTGCTGGTCGGTCAGGATGACCAGTGCATCGGCCTCGATCAGGTTGGCCACCAGGGCGCCCAGGGTGTCGTTGTCGCCGAACTTGATTTCATCGGTGACGACGGTGTCGTTTTCATTGATGATCGGCACCACGCCCAGGCGCAGCAAAGTCGTCAGGGTGGAGCGGGCATTCAGGTAGCGTTCGCGGTCGGCCAGGTCGGCGTGCGTGAGCAGCACTTGCGCCGTGCCGAGGCTGTGGGCGCGGAAGCTGCTTTCATAGATCTGCGCCAGGCCCATCTGGCCGACGGCGGCGCAGGCCTGCAATTCGTGGATATCGGTGGGGCGCTGCTCGAAACCGAGGCGCAGCATGCCTTCGGCGATGGCGCCGGAACTGACCAGCACGACTTCCTTGCCCAGCGCGCGCAAGCCGGAAATCTGCGCGGCCCAGCGCGCGATGGCGGCATGGTCGAGTCCACGGCCATCGTTGGTGACCAGCGAGGAGCCGACTTTGATGATGATGCGGGTAGCTTTTTGAATCACGGAATCCATGGGGCGGCGCTCTTC of Janthinobacterium sp. PAMC25594 contains these proteins:
- the proB gene encoding glutamate 5-kinase gives rise to the protein MDSVIQKATRIIIKVGSSLVTNDGRGLDHAAIARWAAQISGLRALGKEVVLVSSGAIAEGMLRLGFEQRPTDIHELQACAAVGQMGLAQIYESSFRAHSLGTAQVLLTHADLADRERYLNARSTLTTLLRLGVVPIINENDTVVTDEIKFGDNDTLGALVANLIEADALVILTDQHGLFSADPRKDPNAYLITQGVAGDPALETMAGGAGSSLGRGGMLTKILAAKRAAKSGAHTIIAWGRDSDVLSRLASGEAIGTELRAQTGQLTARKQWMADHLHTAGAVVLDAGAVQKLRQEGKSLLPIGVTGVNGEFGRGAVITCVDVDGVPVARGLSNYTSGEARRIMRKPSTEIESILGYMEGHELIHRDNMVLV